The following nucleotide sequence is from Desulfatirhabdium butyrativorans DSM 18734.
CCAGGCGCCGTTTTTGCGGATGCCATCCTTCAGGAGCAGCGTCATCCCGATGTTGCGGCCCATGTAGAAGGGGGCTGCGGTTTCCGGCCATACAACCAGATCGGGGCGGTTCGAGGATGGGGCTTCGGATAACCCCTGCCCGGAAAGGGCCAGGTATTTTTCGAGCGTGGATTGCTGATGGGCAGGATCCCACTTGATGGACTGGTCGATGTTGCCCTGAACCACCATCGCCTCGATTGTCGGCGCATCATCGATCTCTTCCTGGATCGACTGGATTTTCCATTGCCCGTAGGCCATCACATGCACAACGACGACGGCAGCCGTCAGCGCCAGACCAATCGAAGCGGTGCGGTTCTTTGGATCTGGCTGCTGAAGGACGAGCGAGAGCAGATCATATACGGCCACGTTCACCAGTACGACGACAAACGAGATGCCGTACACTCCGAACCAGTCGGCGATCTGAACGAAGCCCAGATGCTGGTACAGGCTGTTTCCGAGAAGTTCCCAGGGGAAACCGCTCAGGAGCGTCGATCGGGCATATTCGAGCGCCACCCATACGGCAGGGATCGAAAAGCGCCATACAAGCGAGAGCCCCAGACACCGGGACGCCCACCAGGCAAACACGGCGATGAACAGGGACAGATAACTGACCAGCAGCAGCACGATGCCCCATCCGGCTGGAGCCGGAATGTGGCCGTAATACACCAGGGTATAGTTGAGCCAGCTCAGCAGCGTGATAAAATGCGCGATGCCGCAGACAAAACCGAGGCGAAAAGCCCGGCCCGCCGATTGCCCCCGAACCGCCCAGAACAGCGGCAGAAAACAGATCCACACCGCCTGTGTCCATCCGATTCTCGGGAAGCAGGCGCTGAGCAGCAGCCCGCTGGCACAGGAGGCGATCATCCGCCAGGAACGGATGAGCATGTTGTCTCGTTGCATCATATACGACCCTTTGTCGATACCGGTTTGGGAAACCGGATGGGTTGCCGGAGCAGGGAAGTGGGAAACGAGGCGGAACAACGGACCGGAAAAAGGCCGGTCCCCATGAACGAAGACAGTCAGAGACGGGAAGGTCCTACGGTTTTACCGACGCAAGACCGAGGACAATCGAAAAAGGTATTCGCTGGTGATTTGTGCAGTCTGCTATGCATGATCGTGGGATCGGGCCATTGTGTTCGATCTGGTTGACATGGCTGAAGGCCCCGGCAGCCAAATCAATTGCGCCGGATGGTTGGCCATGGTCGGGGCGAGAGGATTTGAACCTCCGACTTCCTGCTCCCAAAGCAGGCGCGCTACCAGGCTGCGCCACGCCCCGAAAAACCTGGACAACGACGTCCCAGCCGGGGTGTGCAGGCGATGTGCAGCCGGATGGGGTCGTTTTTGATGCGCCATGGAGAAACCGAAACCGAATCCATGAAAAACGCAGCTCTTATATCATGGAGCGGATCGACAGGCAAGAACGAACATGGCTGATACCACGGGCGCTTTTCTCTTTCGTGACGGAAAGGCCCTTCTATTCGGAGAAGCGAGCCGCCTGTCTTCCGGATCAGGCCGGGAAAAACAGGGCTTCCATTCCGGCAAGGATTCCAACATTGCCGGCAATGGGTCAATCGGGGTGGTGGTGAAGCAGATGCTCAATTGAATATCTTTGTCATGCGTTCGATGTAAGAACGAATCCTTGCAGCATGATCGAAATCGTCTTTCCATAGGGCGGGGGGCCTGCCTGCAGCACCATTCAATACACCCGAGATGGCGCGATAATGAAATTCCCCGGCGGACTGTTCCAACTGGAGAGCGAGCCACAGTGCTTCTTTTCGGGAGGGGGATTGCTTGTGCATGTCCGCCATCAGGTTGCGGACCTTGGAAACCATCATCTCGGCGACTTCCTGCGAGATATCCGATGCAATACTCGCTTGGTTTTCGAATCCGAAATGAGATTTTTCGAACTCATTCAAGACGTCTGCATGTTCCATTTCTTCGTTTCGGAGTTCGATCCAGAAGCTCCGATCTTCCGGGTATTGCTCGGCGAATCGATCATACAGCGCCGCCACGCCATTCTCCAGCTCGACAAGCAGTTGAACGGGGATTGCATGCGTTGTCTCGCTTTGGGCCTTCATTTCCATTCTGCCATCCTTTCCAAAAAGCCGCCTTTCGCCTCCCTACGCCAGCGGGGAGAGGGAATCATCGGTCGCCGGGCGACTTCCATTTACTGAGACATCGATAGGCCGGGATTTGAATCCGGCCGCTGCATTGTATACCCCGGCTTTCGCCGGGGTGGCGAAATACGCCGGTTGTACGATTGGTTCAATGCATTGTTGTGCAAACGATGACCGGGTGCTTCGATATCTTGACGATGGCATCCCGGTCTGGAAAATGCCGATCCCGACCGGGATGAATGCGTCAGAATGCCTGGAGAGCGGCTTCTTCTTCGTCCAGAGGAATGAGAAGCCCTGGCTCTTTGACCAGACCTTTCGTAGAACGCTTGCCGATATTTCCCATATTTCGACGGGTTGAGCCCTCCCGCCCGAATTTGCCCCTCAATGCAGCAAGCTGATTCGATGCCGTCCCGATCGCGCCATATCCAATCCTGTTGCCGTTTCCAGAGCTGCCGTTCACCCCAACGATGGCTACCAGGTCTTTGACAAAGGTTTCCATTTGGGTGGCCTGACCGTTCATTTCTTCGGAGGCTGCCGCATTTTCTTCGGCGTTGGCGGCATTTTGCTGGACCACTTTTTCCATTTCGGCGATTGCCCGGTTCATTTGCTCGATACCCATTGCCTGCTCCCTGGAGGCTGCTGCGATTTCCGCAACAAGCTGGGCAACATTTGCGGAAGAACCGGCCATTTTATCGAAAGCCGAATTCGTTTTGAGTACCATGCCGCTGCCTTCCATGATTTTGCGGACAGTCGTATCGATCAGACCGGCCGTGTTCTTTGCCGCCTCTGCGGCCCGCATCGCCAGATTGCGCACTTCATCGGCAACCACGGCAAACCCGGCCCCGGCCTCACCGGCTCGGGCCGCTTCCACTGCCGCGTTCAATGCGAGCAAATTCGTCTGGAATGCGATTTCATCGATGCTTTTGACGATCTTGGATGTTTCTTCGCTTGCCTGGGTAATTTCCTGCATCGAACGGGTCAGCTCTTTCATGGCCGTATCGGCCTCCTCCATCACCGAAACGGTTTCTTTCATGAGGCTGTTGGCCTGATCGGCGTGCTGCGCGTTCTGCTTGGTCATCCCGGAAATCTGCTCGATTGCGGAAGAGGTTTCTTCCAGGGATGCCGCCTGCTCCGTGCTGCCTTCGGCCAGGGCCTGGCTTCCGCTGGCAATCTGTCCGGAGGCCGAAACCACCTGTTCGGCACTTTCATTCAATCCATCGATTACCC
It contains:
- a CDS encoding methyl-accepting chemotaxis protein, whose protein sequence is MLKNAKLGTQLYSGFGIVLVLLLIIGSVGWYALRTVNHDLQLIVKEYNVKTAMANELIDSLNLIARAVRNVILLDNPEEMQQEKLRIEEARKNFQNAFGTLKRMVTSDRGKELLAGIQAQEDAAKPITNRVLTLALSNQNKEAVDVLMKELRIPQRKLIENIANLIHYQESLTDQTAAQANRDYQAVLWTLIGIGIAALVSGMLIAFGLTTRVTRALHRVIDGLNESAEQVVSASGQIASGSQALAEGSTEQAASLEETSSAIEQISGMTKQNAQHADQANSLMKETVSVMEEADTAMKELTRSMQEITQASEETSKIVKSIDEIAFQTNLLALNAAVEAARAGEAGAGFAVVADEVRNLAMRAAEAAKNTAGLIDTTVRKIMEGSGMVLKTNSAFDKMAGSSANVAQLVAEIAAASREQAMGIEQMNRAIAEMEKVVQQNAANAEENAAASEEMNGQATQMETFVKDLVAIVGVNGSSGNGNRIGYGAIGTASNQLAALRGKFGREGSTRRNMGNIGKRSTKGLVKEPGLLIPLDEEEAALQAF
- the lnt gene encoding apolipoprotein N-acyltransferase, which encodes MMQRDNMLIRSWRMIASCASGLLLSACFPRIGWTQAVWICFLPLFWAVRGQSAGRAFRLGFVCGIAHFITLLSWLNYTLVYYGHIPAPAGWGIVLLLVSYLSLFIAVFAWWASRCLGLSLVWRFSIPAVWVALEYARSTLLSGFPWELLGNSLYQHLGFVQIADWFGVYGISFVVVLVNVAVYDLLSLVLQQPDPKNRTASIGLALTAAVVVVHVMAYGQWKIQSIQEEIDDAPTIEAMVVQGNIDQSIKWDPAHQQSTLEKYLALSGQGLSEAPSSNRPDLVVWPETAAPFYMGRNIGMTLLLKDGIRKNGAWFLVGSPFVESENGVNAYYNSAFLFDPEGTARGRYDKAHLVPFGEYVPFQKWLPFIGKLVEEVGDFREGVPGKTLAWDGHRLGVLICYEQIFPDLARLASRNGADVLISMTNDAWYGNTAAPYQHFSMAVFRAIENRRSIIRAANTGISGFIDPIGRMTNTTALFEDAVSRQEIPLCAIRTIYTSSGDWFAWTCVFLAVVPAISRKFFKPAPDGGISIRRRIS